In bacterium, the genomic stretch AATAATCACAAACTTCTTTCCTCCTATTCTATAAATTTTCCAATTTTTCTTAATCTTTGATACCTTTCTAAAACTAGTTTAGAAACAGGTATCTTTTGAAGTTCTCTTAAATTATTTAAGATAGACAACTTGACTGAATTAAAAATTTCTTCAGGATTACGATGAGCTCCTCCTATAGGTTCTTTAATGATCTCGTCTATTACCTTTAACTTCATCAAATTATCTGAAGTTAAAGAAAGATTTTTAGCGGCTTCCTTGACCTTACTTTGATTATTCCATAAAATAGCAGCACATCCTTCAGGAGAAATTACAGAATAAACAGCATGCTCTAACATCAAGATCCGATCTCCTACTCCTATCGCTAAAGCTCCTCCGCTACCTCCCTCGCCAATAATGACTACGATGATAGGAACGGTAAGCCTTGAAAAGACTTGTAAAGATCTAGCAATGGCTTCACCTTGGCCTCGTTCTTCGGCGCCTATTCCTGGATAAGCACCTGGAGTGTCAATAAAAGTAATTAATGGTTTTGAGAATTTCTCCGCTATCTGAGCTAATCGAACAGTTTTACGATATCCTTCTGGATGAGGCATCCCAAAATTATACTCCAAGTTACTCTTAGTATCTTTACCCTTACGATGTCCTATTACCAAAACCTTATTTTCATCTAATTTAGCTATTCCTCCGACTAAAGCTTTATCATCTCTAAAAAGTCTATCACCACTAAGCTCTACAAACTCTGAAAATATCTTCCTTATATAATCTACCGTGGAAGGGCGATTAAGATGACGAGCAATTAGTACTTTTTGCCAAGGAGTTAAGTTGCTAAATATTTGCTTCTTGATCTCGGTAGCTCTAATCTCTAATGCTTCAATTTCCTTGGAAAAATCAATTCCTTTTTCTTGAGTAACTTTAAAAAGCTCAGCAATCTTTTGTTCAATTCCATCAATAGGTTTTTCAAAATCGAGAGATCCAACAAAAGCCATATCTTAAACCTTAATAAAACCTAAAATAAAGTACTTAAATACCGAATTTTAACTTGTCTGGTTACCGAACCATGGGAAAGATTCTTAAAGTCTAATTCAATCTCAAATTGTTGGTTAACAGCAAATCTTATTCCCCCATGAACATTTTTTTCCTCTTCCTGATGGTTAAATCTTATAGAGTTAGCTTCTAAAACCAAGAGTAACTCCGGGTTAATAAATAAATTTAAACCAAGATAAATAGAAGAGTCTTTAAAACCATGAGTATCAAAATTAACTCCAGCATGAGCATGACCGTTAAGTCCTAATGGTAGTATAGGTTTGGTGAAAGAAAGATAAGGTCCTTTTAATTCCTGAGATGAAAATTTAATCTTACCTTCGTATCTGGGATAACCTAAAGAATTATATCCTATCGCTACGATAGCCGGTATATACTTAGTGCCATCTAAAAGATGATATTTAGCTGAAATAAAAGGAGGAAGATCGCTCTCCATCTTTTGATCTCCAATCACCTTTTCTACATCTAAAGAAGTTCCTATCGTTAGTCGGTTAGTAATACCTAAATCTATTTTGACAAAAACCCCTCCTTCGTTATACATCTTGCAGTTTAAGTCAAAGAAACCTTTAACTAAGGTATGAGCCGTAGGAATATTGACTAATTCGGTAATCGTAGAAGAAGCTAAGGCTTTAAAAGAGAAAAAAAGTAAAGCAACAGAGATGATGATAATTTTTTTCACAAAACCTCCTTAAATTAAATTAAATTAAATTGTGGGTATTCAGCTATAGCACTTATTAATAAAAATTTGACATAGAGCAAATTAATTTAACTCCAAGCAAGTTTATCTTTTATTGCTTGGTATTATTTCCTATATCTAGTTTTCGTTAATAACTACTATATCAGCCAGCTAACAGTTATTATATTTAGAGACGGTTACTTAAGCTTTCTCTTTTCTTTTCTATCCAGACCATATCTTCTCCAAAGAGAGTCTCTATCTCTTTGATCATTTGAGTAGTTAAGGTTATATTTAATCTTGGGGAAACAGAAGTCATTACTTCTCCGTGATTAGTAGTCATAATATGCAAATATATAGGAATTTCCCCTTGGTTTTTTAAAAATATCTCTTTTAAGGATAATAAATTATCTTTTCTTATTCCAAGTGACTTAAGATTAATATGAATTTTAGAAATAAGCCTTATCTTGGCTTCCTCTAAAGGAATTACCTCTTCAAGATTAATTCTTACTTTACCTTCTACTTCTTTATTTACCTTTCCTCTAATTATTACCAACTCATTTAATTTAATTATCTCCTTAAATTTTTCGTAAACTCGAGGAAAGGCTATAGTTTCTACACTTCCTTCTAAATCTTCTATTTCCAAATAAGCCATGGAATTATTATTTTTAGTGGTCGTCTCCTTGAGGGTGTTAATAATTCCACCCATTATTATTTCTTCGCCATCTTGCCTTTTTACTACTGTTTGAGTATTATCGGTAGTGTAAACTTTTATTTCTTTTTCATATTTAGCCAAGGGATGGCTAGTAACATATAATCCTAAAACCTCTTTTTCGTATTGTAATAATTTACTTTCATTCCATTCTGGTATTTTTAAAATTTCTTGACTATATTTCTCTATTAAATGTTGATCATTTTCAATAATATTAAAGAAAGATTCCTGACCTGTTATTTTATCTTGTTGAAATTTAGAAGCCATTTCTATAGTTTGATCAATTAAAGTTATCAGTTGCGATCTTTTCATCCCGGTAAAATCAAAAGCGCCACATTTAATTAAGCTTTCCAAAACTTTTTTATTAACCAACCTTAAGTCAACTCTCTTGCAAAAATCATAAAGAGAAGTAAAGCTTCCTCTTTCCTGACGAGCCTTTTTAATTGAATTTATGGCTGTATCTCCCACATTCTTTATGGCTGAAAGACCAAAGCGAAGATTTCCTTGAGTAATAGTAAAATAGGTGTCACTCTCGTTTACGCAAGGTGGTAAAACTTCAATCTTTAAGCGCCGGCATTCAGATATATACAAGCTAATTTTATCATTATTGGAAACTTCGCTAGTCAGTAACGCCGCCATAAATTCTAAAGAGTAGTGAGTTTTTAAATAAGCTGTTTGATAAGAAATTAAAGCATAAGCAGTACTATGAGATTTATTAAATCCATATTCAGCAAATTTAAACATCAACTCAAATATTTCATTGGCCTTATTTTTAGAAACCCCATTCTTACTTGCTCCACTTATATAAAACTGGCGCATCTTTTCCATCTTCTCTGGTATTTTTTTACTCATAGCTCGACGTAATTCATCTGCTTGCCCTAAAGTAAACCCTCCTAACTCACTGGCAAT encodes the following:
- a CDS encoding acetyl-CoA carboxylase carboxyltransferase subunit alpha, whose product is MAFVGSLDFEKPIDGIEQKIAELFKVTQEKGIDFSKEIEALEIRATEIKKQIFSNLTPWQKVLIARHLNRPSTVDYIRKIFSEFVELSGDRLFRDDKALVGGIAKLDENKVLVIGHRKGKDTKSNLEYNFGMPHPEGYRKTVRLAQIAEKFSKPLITFIDTPGAYPGIGAEERGQGEAIARSLQVFSRLTVPIIVVIIGEGGSGGALAIGVGDRILMLEHAVYSVISPEGCAAILWNNQSKVKEAAKNLSLTSDNLMKLKVIDEIIKEPIGGAHRNPEEIFNSVKLSILNNLRELQKIPVSKLVLERYQRLRKIGKFIE